The Coregonus clupeaformis isolate EN_2021a chromosome 6, ASM2061545v1, whole genome shotgun sequence genome has a segment encoding these proteins:
- the LOC121567644 gene encoding major facilitator superfamily domain-containing protein 1 isoform X2, with protein sequence MSYDCLRSVNLFSFHSKTQTKMAEERQNLLDDEGDTSSSGPRNESGPVRPMSALCDPKRLPHRIFVLLFMCFLGFGSYFCYDNPAALQTQVIQDMKLNTSMFMQLYAWYSWPNVVLCFLGGFLLDRVFGIRLGTIIFALFVCVGQIIVAVGALLDLFWLMEVGRFVFGIGGESLAVAQNTYAVNWFKGKELNLVFGLQLSMARLGSTVNMNIMGWVYNRVADLVGSTGHTTLGVSLMIAGVTCIFSLVCALVLGFLDKRAERILNKEQGGTGEVIKLTDVKDFPFPLWLIFIICVGYYVAIFPFIGLGQVFFIEKFNFSPPEARAINSIVYIISAPASPLLGFMVDRIGKNVIWVLCAVVTTLIAHMMLAFTFWNPWIAMSLLGVSYSLLACALWPMVAFVVPEHQLGTAYGFMQSIQNLGLALISMAAGSILDNKGYLFLEVFFCACVCLALIAVVMLYFVDYLRGGDLNLSASARAKLLKGSNSDSE encoded by the exons ATGTCATATGACTGTCTGCGCTCCGTTAACCTGTTTTCCTTCCATTCGAAAACACAGACGAAGATGGCGGAGGAGCGACAGAACCTTTTGGACGATGAAGGGGATACCTCGTCTTCAGGTCCCAGAAATGAAAGCGGACCGGTCAGACCGATGTCCGCGCTCTGTGACCCGAAACGGCTGCCTCATCGCATTTTCGTTCTGCTTTTTATGTGCTTTCTGGGATTCG GAAGTTACTTCTGTTATGATAACCCCGCTGCTTTGCAGACTCAAGTCATACAG GACATGAAGCTGAACACATCCATGTTCATGCAGCTCTATGCCTGGTACTCCTGGCCCAACGTGGTGCTCTGTTTCCTGGGGGGCTTCCTGCTCGACAGGGTCTTTGGCATTAG GCTAGGAACGATAATCTTCGCCCTGTTTGTCTGCGTTGGACAG ATTATAGTTGCTGTTGGGGCACTTCTAGATCTATTCTGGTTAATGGAGGTTGGACGGTTTGTGTTTGG GATCGGAGGTGAGTCCCTGGCTGTGGCCCAGAACACCTATGCAGTGAACTGGTTCAAAGGGAAGGAGCTCAACCTGGTGTTTGGTCTTCAGCTCAGCATGGCCAGGCTG GGCAGCACGGTCAACATGAACATCATGGGCTGGGTGTACAACCGTGTCGCTGACCTGGTAGGCTCGACAGGACACACCACTCTGGGAGTCTCACTCATGATCG cTGGGGTGACCTGTATATTCTCTCTGGTCTGTGCTCTGGTGTTGGGCTTCCTGGACAAGCGAGCAGAGAGGATCCTCAACAAGGAACAGGGAGGGACCG gGGAAGTGATCAAGCTGACGGATGTGAAAGACTTCCCTTTCCCACTGTGGCTCATCTTCATCATCTGTGTGGGCTACTACGTGGCCATCTTCCCCTTCATCGGACTGGGACA GGTTTTCTTCATTGAAAAGTTCAACTTCTCACCTCCTGAAGCAAGAGCAATCAACAG TATTGTGTACATCATCTCGGCCCCAGCCTCCCCCTTGTTGGGCTTCATGGTGGACAGGATAGGGAAGAACGTGATCTGGGTGCTGTGTGCCGTCGTCACGACGCTCATAGCCCACATGATGCTCGCCTTCACCTTCTGGAACCCCTGGATCGCCATG TCCCTGTTGGGTGTGTCCTACTCCCTGCTAGCCTGTGCCCTGTGGCCCATGGTGGCCTTCGTGGTGCCAGAGCATCAGCTGGGGACAGCCTATGGCTT CATGCAGTCCATCCAGAACCTGGGCCTGGCTCTGATCTCCATGGCAGCAGGATCTATTCTGGACAACAAGGGATACCTCTTCCTGGAGGTCTTCTTCTGCGCCTGTGTCTGCT tggcgCTGATTGCGGTAGTAATGCTGTACTTTGTTGATTATCTACGAG gagGAGATCTGAACCTCTCAGCCTCTGCCAGGGCCAAACTCCTGAAGGGCTCCAATTCAGATTCAGA GTGA
- the LOC121567644 gene encoding major facilitator superfamily domain-containing protein 1 isoform X3: MSYDCLRSVNLFSFHSKTQTKMAEERQNLLDDEGDTSSSGPRNESGPVRPMSALCDPKRLPHRIFVLLFMCFLGFGSYFCYDNPAALQTQVIQDMKLNTSMFMQLYAWYSWPNVVLCFLGGFLLDRVFGIRLGTIIFALFVCVGQIIVAVGALLDLFWLMEVGRFVFGIGGESLAVAQNTYAVNWFKGKELNLVFGLQLSMARLGSTVNMNIMGWVYNRVADLVGSTGHTTLGVSLMIAGVTCIFSLVCALVLGFLDKRAERILNKEQGGTGEVIKLTDVKDFPFPLWLIFIICVGYYVAIFPFIGLGQVFFIEKFNFSPPEARAINSIVYIISAPASPLLGFMVDRIGKNVIWVLCAVVTTLIAHMMLAFTFWNPWIAMSLLGVSYSLLACALWPMVAFVVPEHQLGTAYGFMQSIQNLGLALISMAAGSILDNKGYLFLEVFFCACVC; the protein is encoded by the exons ATGTCATATGACTGTCTGCGCTCCGTTAACCTGTTTTCCTTCCATTCGAAAACACAGACGAAGATGGCGGAGGAGCGACAGAACCTTTTGGACGATGAAGGGGATACCTCGTCTTCAGGTCCCAGAAATGAAAGCGGACCGGTCAGACCGATGTCCGCGCTCTGTGACCCGAAACGGCTGCCTCATCGCATTTTCGTTCTGCTTTTTATGTGCTTTCTGGGATTCG GAAGTTACTTCTGTTATGATAACCCCGCTGCTTTGCAGACTCAAGTCATACAG GACATGAAGCTGAACACATCCATGTTCATGCAGCTCTATGCCTGGTACTCCTGGCCCAACGTGGTGCTCTGTTTCCTGGGGGGCTTCCTGCTCGACAGGGTCTTTGGCATTAG GCTAGGAACGATAATCTTCGCCCTGTTTGTCTGCGTTGGACAG ATTATAGTTGCTGTTGGGGCACTTCTAGATCTATTCTGGTTAATGGAGGTTGGACGGTTTGTGTTTGG GATCGGAGGTGAGTCCCTGGCTGTGGCCCAGAACACCTATGCAGTGAACTGGTTCAAAGGGAAGGAGCTCAACCTGGTGTTTGGTCTTCAGCTCAGCATGGCCAGGCTG GGCAGCACGGTCAACATGAACATCATGGGCTGGGTGTACAACCGTGTCGCTGACCTGGTAGGCTCGACAGGACACACCACTCTGGGAGTCTCACTCATGATCG cTGGGGTGACCTGTATATTCTCTCTGGTCTGTGCTCTGGTGTTGGGCTTCCTGGACAAGCGAGCAGAGAGGATCCTCAACAAGGAACAGGGAGGGACCG gGGAAGTGATCAAGCTGACGGATGTGAAAGACTTCCCTTTCCCACTGTGGCTCATCTTCATCATCTGTGTGGGCTACTACGTGGCCATCTTCCCCTTCATCGGACTGGGACA GGTTTTCTTCATTGAAAAGTTCAACTTCTCACCTCCTGAAGCAAGAGCAATCAACAG TATTGTGTACATCATCTCGGCCCCAGCCTCCCCCTTGTTGGGCTTCATGGTGGACAGGATAGGGAAGAACGTGATCTGGGTGCTGTGTGCCGTCGTCACGACGCTCATAGCCCACATGATGCTCGCCTTCACCTTCTGGAACCCCTGGATCGCCATG TCCCTGTTGGGTGTGTCCTACTCCCTGCTAGCCTGTGCCCTGTGGCCCATGGTGGCCTTCGTGGTGCCAGAGCATCAGCTGGGGACAGCCTATGGCTT CATGCAGTCCATCCAGAACCTGGGCCTGGCTCTGATCTCCATGGCAGCAGGATCTATTCTGGACAACAAGGGATACCTCTTCCTGGAGGTCTTCTTCTGCGCCTGTGTCTGCT ga
- the LOC121567644 gene encoding major facilitator superfamily domain-containing protein 1 isoform X1 — protein MSYDCLRSVNLFSFHSKTQTKMAEERQNLLDDEGDTSSSGPRNESGPVRPMSALCDPKRLPHRIFVLLFMCFLGFGSYFCYDNPAALQTQVIQDMKLNTSMFMQLYAWYSWPNVVLCFLGGFLLDRVFGIRLGTIIFALFVCVGQIIVAVGALLDLFWLMEVGRFVFGIGGESLAVAQNTYAVNWFKGKELNLVFGLQLSMARLGSTVNMNIMGWVYNRVADLVGSTGHTTLGVSLMIAGVTCIFSLVCALVLGFLDKRAERILNKEQGGTGEVIKLTDVKDFPFPLWLIFIICVGYYVAIFPFIGLGQVFFIEKFNFSPPEARAINSIVYIISAPASPLLGFMVDRIGKNVIWVLCAVVTTLIAHMMLAFTFWNPWIAMSLLGVSYSLLACALWPMVAFVVPEHQLGTAYGFMQSIQNLGLALISMAAGSILDNKGYLFLEVFFCACVCLALIAVVMLYFVDYLRGGDLNLSASARAKLLKGSNSDSEVERHQRVSLQTEEKLAKLRPMSAFGLRNRYLSRLGAQLPDQYCTHLSSLAHRSVLK, from the exons ATGTCATATGACTGTCTGCGCTCCGTTAACCTGTTTTCCTTCCATTCGAAAACACAGACGAAGATGGCGGAGGAGCGACAGAACCTTTTGGACGATGAAGGGGATACCTCGTCTTCAGGTCCCAGAAATGAAAGCGGACCGGTCAGACCGATGTCCGCGCTCTGTGACCCGAAACGGCTGCCTCATCGCATTTTCGTTCTGCTTTTTATGTGCTTTCTGGGATTCG GAAGTTACTTCTGTTATGATAACCCCGCTGCTTTGCAGACTCAAGTCATACAG GACATGAAGCTGAACACATCCATGTTCATGCAGCTCTATGCCTGGTACTCCTGGCCCAACGTGGTGCTCTGTTTCCTGGGGGGCTTCCTGCTCGACAGGGTCTTTGGCATTAG GCTAGGAACGATAATCTTCGCCCTGTTTGTCTGCGTTGGACAG ATTATAGTTGCTGTTGGGGCACTTCTAGATCTATTCTGGTTAATGGAGGTTGGACGGTTTGTGTTTGG GATCGGAGGTGAGTCCCTGGCTGTGGCCCAGAACACCTATGCAGTGAACTGGTTCAAAGGGAAGGAGCTCAACCTGGTGTTTGGTCTTCAGCTCAGCATGGCCAGGCTG GGCAGCACGGTCAACATGAACATCATGGGCTGGGTGTACAACCGTGTCGCTGACCTGGTAGGCTCGACAGGACACACCACTCTGGGAGTCTCACTCATGATCG cTGGGGTGACCTGTATATTCTCTCTGGTCTGTGCTCTGGTGTTGGGCTTCCTGGACAAGCGAGCAGAGAGGATCCTCAACAAGGAACAGGGAGGGACCG gGGAAGTGATCAAGCTGACGGATGTGAAAGACTTCCCTTTCCCACTGTGGCTCATCTTCATCATCTGTGTGGGCTACTACGTGGCCATCTTCCCCTTCATCGGACTGGGACA GGTTTTCTTCATTGAAAAGTTCAACTTCTCACCTCCTGAAGCAAGAGCAATCAACAG TATTGTGTACATCATCTCGGCCCCAGCCTCCCCCTTGTTGGGCTTCATGGTGGACAGGATAGGGAAGAACGTGATCTGGGTGCTGTGTGCCGTCGTCACGACGCTCATAGCCCACATGATGCTCGCCTTCACCTTCTGGAACCCCTGGATCGCCATG TCCCTGTTGGGTGTGTCCTACTCCCTGCTAGCCTGTGCCCTGTGGCCCATGGTGGCCTTCGTGGTGCCAGAGCATCAGCTGGGGACAGCCTATGGCTT CATGCAGTCCATCCAGAACCTGGGCCTGGCTCTGATCTCCATGGCAGCAGGATCTATTCTGGACAACAAGGGATACCTCTTCCTGGAGGTCTTCTTCTGCGCCTGTGTCTGCT tggcgCTGATTGCGGTAGTAATGCTGTACTTTGTTGATTATCTACGAG gagGAGATCTGAACCTCTCAGCCTCTGCCAGGGCCAAACTCCTGAAGGGCTCCAATTCAGATTCAGA AGTTGAGAGGCATCAGAGGGTCAGTCTGCAGACTGAGGAGAAGCTGGCCAAACTCAGGCCCATGTCTGCTTTTGGCCTTCGCAACCGCTACCTGTCCAGACTAGGagcgcag CTCCCAGATCAGTACTGTACCCACCTGTCTTCACTGGCACACAGAAGTGTACTGAAGTGA
- the LOC121568491 gene encoding P2Y purinoceptor 4-like, with the protein MESYKRILIPLTYSLVFVLGLTLNGALLWVVCFRTRTWSCSVIYLTNLAVADLLYVLSLPLLIVSYAMDDVWPFGNIICKAVRFFFYTNLHCSMMFLMCISVHRFLGVCYPIAALRFRTKNLAILTSGSIWVLVMIEISPVLVFAHTGFINNMTVCYEMTDPGQFYTYFPYGMFLGVVGFLVPFMIILICYCSMMRVLYRAGRDNSQVGTEIRNKSIRTILAVCLMFVLCFVPYHITRTVYLFIRVYMSSDCRVLNLVMIGYKIWKPLVSFNSCANPLLYFLSSDRHRKQLWGQLFTSKIVHPVVCTVQ; encoded by the coding sequence ATGGAGTCTTATAAGAGGATCCTGATCCCGCTGACCTACAGCCTGGTGTTTGTTCTGGGTCTGACCCTGAATGGAGCACTGCTGTGGGTGGTGTGCTTCCGGACCCGAACCTGGAGCTGCTCAGTCATCTACCTGACCAACCTGGCCgtggctgacctgctgtacgTGCTGTCCTTGCCGCTGCTCATCGTCAGCTACGCCATGGACGATGTATGGCCCTTCGGCAACATCATCTGTAAAGCCGTCAGATTCTTCTTCTATACGAACCTCCATTGCAGCATGATGTTCCTCATGTGCATCAGTGTGCACCGGTTCCTCGGGGTGTGCTACCCGATTGCTGCGCTCCGGTTCAGGACCAAAAACCTGGCAATTTTAACGTCTGGCTCGATTTGGGTCCTGGTGATGATAGAGATATCACCAGTCCTTGTGTTTGCCCACACCGGGTTCATCAACAACATGACTGTGTGCTACGAAATGACCGACCCTGGCCAGTTCTATACTTACTTTCCTTACGGCATGTTTCTGGGCGTGGTTGGATTCCTAGTACCTTTTATGATTATTCTGATCTGTTACTGCTCAATGATGAGAGTGCTCTACCGGGCTGGAAGGGACAATTCACAGGTTGGAACAGAGATTCGAAACAAGTCCATACGCACCATTCTGGCGGTGTGCTTGATGTTCGTGCTGTGTTTTGTGCCATATCACATTACACGGACAGTGTACCTGTTCATACGAGTCTATATGTCCAGTGACTGTAGAGTCCTCAACTTGGTGATGATCGGCTATAAGATATGGAAACCCCTGGTCAGCTTCAACAGCTGCGCAAACCCACTCCTGTACTTCCTGAGTTCGGACAGGCACCGGAAGCAGCTCTGGGGCCAGTTATTTACGAGTAAGATAGTCCATCCGGTGGTGTGCACAGTACAGTAA